The DNA segment GGTGGGCTCGGAGAGGTTGGACATGCCCGCGGTTACGTGGACGTGGCAGGTGGAGCAGGCGCAGACGCCGCCGCAGGCGTGCTCGATGTTGATGCCGGCGCCGAGGGCTACCTCGAGGAGATTCTGGCCTGGGGCGGCCATGACGATCTGCTGGGATGCGCCGTCCTTGCCGGTGAGGGCGGCCGGGTCCTCCATGATGAAGGTGACCGGGATGGTCGCGGTCTTGGGGTCGATGGGACGGACGTGCATGACCAAGTCTAGGAGGATTTCGTTGGGATTGAAGCGTCCGGAGAGGGGGAATCTCGCGGCCCAGAGAGGCCCGGCGTCTACACTTTCGGTCCATGGGATCGGACGCCAAAGCCCTGCCGGAGATCGAACTGAGCGTTGTCGCCCCGGCGCACAACGAGGAGGACAATGTCGCCGCGCTGGCGGATGAGGTGGCGCGGAGCCTGGAGCCCCTTGGAATCCCCTTCGAACTCGTGGTCGTGGACGACGGGTCGACCGACTCCACGCGCCTGCGGCTGGTGGACCTGATGCGATCCCGCCCGTGGCTGCGCTGCGTGGCGATGACCCAGACCCCCGCGGGGTCGGGGAACGGGCAATCGGCGGCGTTTCACGCGGGGTTCCGCGCGTGCCGCGGCCGGCTGATCGGAACACTCGACGCCGACCTGCAGAACAACCCGGCGGACTTCCCCAAGATGCTCGACCTGCTGCGGCGCGAAGGGGCGGACATGGTGCAGGGCGACCGCTCGCACGCGAGGCGCGACAACGCGGTGCGGAGGGTCGGGTCCGTCGTGGGGCGCGTGTTCCGGAGGATGCTGCTGGGGGACACGATCCGTGATACCGGGTGCTCGCTGCGGGTGATGAAGCGTGAGATCGCCGTGAGGCTGCCGCTGGAGTTCAAGGGGATGCACCGGTTCATCCCGGTGTCGGCGCGGCACATGGGGTACACGGTGGTCGAGATGCCGGTGAACCACCGGGCGCGAATGGCCGGGACGACCAAGTACGGCTTCGGGATCACCAAGCGCGCGATCCCGGGGCTGATCGACTGCTTCGCAGTGCGGTGGATGCGCGGCCGGCGGCGGCCTGTGGAGTCGGCGGAGATCGGGCGCGGCGGGCAGATCGAGGCCGATTCCGCGAACGGCATGGTCGAGGTGCGCAGCCCGGCCGGGGTCGGGGCCCAGAGGGTCGGCGCGTGAAGTGGGAGCCGGCGGCGCTGATGGCGATCGTGCTGGCGCTGGGGCTGTGGATCGCGTTCGGCCCGCCGAGCCAGCCGCGGGTCGCGCTCCGCGATGGGGCGATGACGCAGGACGTGCGGATCGGGCACAAGCGCGGCGTTCTGGAGGCGGTGCGGGATCCGAAGACCGGCGAGTTCACGTTTCGCGTGCTGATCGGCGACTCGACCGCGGGCGGCGAGGTCATGAGCCGGGAACTGGCGGAGCGGGTGCTCGATCCCGAGATCGTGGCCGAGGCGATGCAGCCGCGGACGAACTGGCTGTTTCGCCTGCTGAACATCACGTCGTGGGTGAACGTCGTGTGGGTGTGCATCGGGCTCGGGGGGCAGCTGGCGTTCTCGGGGCGGATGGTGCTGCAGTGGCTCGTCAGCGAGCGGCGGCGGGAGAGCGTCATCACGGAGTCGTTCTGGTGGTTCAGCCTGCTGGGAGCGGTGCTGTTGTTTGCCTACTTCGTGTGGCGACAGGATCCTGTGGGGATCCTGGGGCAGGCATCCGGGCTGGTGATCTACGCCCGCAACATCCGGCTCATCCGCAAGAAGAAGAGAAGGGAAGTGCGGGCCGGGGAGCTGGTGCGCCTGGAGGGCGAAGGGAACGGAGCGCACATCGCCGCGGACCCGGCGCCGGAGCCGATGCTGACCCTGGGCAACCCCGCCAAACCAGGCGATCACACCCGAAGGTAGATTCGCCGGCGGTGCAGCAGCCAGGCGACAGCGAACCACGCGGCGGTGACAACCGCGGCATAGAGCAGCGACGCGATCTCCGGGCCGATCGTGAGCGATGAGGGCATTCGTGGCAGCAGGAGGTGCTCGTACAGGACCTGCTGCGGGGTTGTCTTCTCGCCGCGGAACGTGACCGGTAGTTTCGTGAGGACCTTGGCGAGGAGCAGGGAACCGACGTAGATGAGGATGGCGTTGCGGCCGAGGATGGTGAACGCGCCGGTGCGGGGCGCAGAAGGCTGGTCAGAGCCCTGTTGAGGTGGCTCGCGATCCGGCGCTCGGTCGAGGAGCGCGGAGCACGCGACGAGCACGACCGCCGCGAGGCCGCCGGTGAAGAGCACGTACGCCGGTGTCCAGAGCTGCTTGTTGATCGGGATCCCGCCGAAGCGGCCGAGTCCGAGCCCGGCGAGGGCGAGCATCATGCCCGATGCGAGCACGCGCCGACCCAGCGTCCGCCGTACACGGGGTGCGATGCCCGGCGACACGGAAGCCCGCAGGGCCAACCCCGCGACAAGGCCGAGGCAGGTTGTCGCGATCGCGGGGATCGTCGAGAGGAGCCCCTCGGGATCGAATGGCTGCTGCCCGAGCATGTGCGCCTGTCCAAGGACAATGCGGTCAACAGAGCCGACCAGGTTGCCGGCCACCGAGAGGTCCGGCGCGACCGAGCCCGGCGGTGACACCAGCAGCAGCACGGCCTGGTACGCCACGAGCAGGGCGAACGCCAGACCGAGTTGAACCCCCGGCGAGAGCCACAGGGCGCCCAGCGCAACCGCGGCGTAGCAGATGCCGATGCGCTGCAGCACACCGAGATACCGGAGCGACGAGAGTTCGAAGCGGGGGAAGGCCGAGATGAACAGCCCCAGCGCGATGATGATCGCCGCGCGCTGGAGAACCACGCGTGTCGCGGCGCTCCGCCCGGCGCCGGCGAGGCGGCGTGAGAACGCGATCGCGGCCCCCATGATGAACAGGAAGAACGGGAAGACCAGGTCGGCGAGCGTCCAGCCGTTCCAGTCGGCGTGCGCGAGAGGCGGGAAGGTGTGCTCGAACGAACCGGGGTTGTTGACCAGCAGCATCGCCGCG comes from the Phycisphaeraceae bacterium genome and includes:
- a CDS encoding DUF5009 domain-containing protein — translated: MPQPAGRVRSLDVFRGATVAAMLLVNNPGSFEHTFPPLAHADWNGWTLADLVFPFFLFIMGAAIAFSRRLAGAGRSAATRVVLQRAAIIIALGLFISAFPRFELSSLRYLGVLQRIGICYAAVALGALWLSPGVQLGLAFALLVAYQAVLLLVSPPGSVAPDLSVAGNLVGSVDRIVLGQAHMLGQQPFDPEGLLSTIPAIATTCLGLVAGLALRASVSPGIAPRVRRTLGRRVLASGMMLALAGLGLGRFGGIPINKQLWTPAYVLFTGGLAAVVLVACSALLDRAPDREPPQQGSDQPSAPRTGAFTILGRNAILIYVGSLLLAKVLTKLPVTFRGEKTTPQQVLYEHLLLPRMPSSLTIGPEIASLLYAAVVTAAWFAVAWLLHRRRIYLRV
- a CDS encoding 2Fe-2S iron-sulfur cluster binding domain-containing protein — its product is MHVRPIDPKTATIPVTFIMEDPAALTGKDGASQQIVMAAPGQNLLEVALGAGINIEHACGGVCACSTCHVHVTAGMSNLSEPTEAEEDRVEEAPGLQRDSRLSCQCEIRRAGAITVKVPSWNRNAVKEVPH
- a CDS encoding lipid-A-disaccharide synthase N-terminal domain-containing protein → MKWEPAALMAIVLALGLWIAFGPPSQPRVALRDGAMTQDVRIGHKRGVLEAVRDPKTGEFTFRVLIGDSTAGGEVMSRELAERVLDPEIVAEAMQPRTNWLFRLLNITSWVNVVWVCIGLGGQLAFSGRMVLQWLVSERRRESVITESFWWFSLLGAVLLFAYFVWRQDPVGILGQASGLVIYARNIRLIRKKKRREVRAGELVRLEGEGNGAHIAADPAPEPMLTLGNPAKPGDHTRR
- a CDS encoding glycosyltransferase; this encodes MGSDAKALPEIELSVVAPAHNEEDNVAALADEVARSLEPLGIPFELVVVDDGSTDSTRLRLVDLMRSRPWLRCVAMTQTPAGSGNGQSAAFHAGFRACRGRLIGTLDADLQNNPADFPKMLDLLRREGADMVQGDRSHARRDNAVRRVGSVVGRVFRRMLLGDTIRDTGCSLRVMKREIAVRLPLEFKGMHRFIPVSARHMGYTVVEMPVNHRARMAGTTKYGFGITKRAIPGLIDCFAVRWMRGRRRPVESAEIGRGGQIEADSANGMVEVRSPAGVGAQRVGA